From a region of the Cucumis sativus cultivar 9930 chromosome 6, Cucumber_9930_V3, whole genome shotgun sequence genome:
- the LOC101203632 gene encoding FT-interacting protein 3: protein MGNLKLAVDVVGAHDLMPKDGQGSANAFVELHFDRQRVRTTTKEKDLNPVWNESFYFNISDPQNLANLILEAFIFTFNKSSISSKPCFLGKVRLTGTSFVSHSDAAVFHYPLEKRGIFSRIKGELGLKVYVTDDPSLKLSNLLPAAEPSVEKDPLPVPITSEHQSTIRKVPKFVASLFSTDKTESRQTFHHLPNEKQSQQDTPQASVPAVTYGGYGMNSNPMVVNNVQAYPGSPFHYNDYSIRETSPYLGGGMVVGGRLALRDRPTNTYDLVEKMHYLFVRVVKARDLPTKDLTGGLDPYVEVKLGNFKGTTKHYEKNSSPEWNEVFAFSRTDVQSTVLEVTLKDKDHIKDDYVGRLYFDLHEVPTRVPPDSPLAPEWYRLEDKSRSKKKGELMLAVWYGTQADEAFPDAWHSDAISPTDYTSVIPAYIRSKVYHSPRLWYVRVNVVEAHDLVVQEKSRFPDAYVKVQIGNQVLRTKPVKTQSMNAFWNEDLMFVAAEPFDDHLILSVEDHVGPNKDETLGRAVIPLSSVEKRADSRPIRSRWYDLMKSMSDAVEAGEGNKDKDKDKDKFHSRLHLRICLEGGYHVLDESTHYSSDLRPSLKQLWKPPIGILELGILAADKLHPMKNRNGKGTTDTFCVAKYGQKWVRTRTIIDNLSPKFNEQYHWEVFDPSTVLTVGLFDNGHIGESSSNRDTKIGKIRIRISTLETSRIYTHVYPLLVLHPSGVKKMGELHLALRFLCPSVMNLMSMYSRPLLPKMHYIRPLALSQQEPLRHQAVNIVAARFSRAEPSLRKEVVEYMSDVDSHLWSMRRTKANFFRIVAVFSGLLAIGNWFGEVCMWKNPITTGLVHLLFLMLVCFPEMILPTVFLYMCVIGIWNYWYRARNPPHMDTKLSHAEAVNPDELDEEFDSFPTSRSPDIIRMRYDRMRSLAGRIQTVMGDVATQGERIQALLNWRDPRATCIYIIFCFIAALVLYVTPFQMLFLLTGFYVMRHPRLRNRMPPVPMNFFRRLPARTDSML, encoded by the coding sequence ATGGGTAACCTCAAGCTAGCTGTTGATGTAGTGGGTGCTCATGATCTTATGCCAAAAGATGGACAGGGCTCAGCCAATGCTTTTGTAGAGCTTCACTTCGATCGTCAAAGAGTTCGTACCACGACAAAGGAGAAGGATCTCAATCCTGTTTGGAACGAGAGCTTCTACTTTAACATATCAGATCCACAAAATTTGGCTAACCTTATTCTGGAGGCCTTTATCTTTACCTTTAACAAATCAAGCATCAGCTCGAAGCCCTGCTTTCTTGGAAAAGTTCGTCTTACTGGGACCTCATTTGTTTCGCACTCTGATGCTGCTGTTTTTCACTATCCTTTGGAAAAACGAGGCATTTTTTCACGAATAAAAGGAGAACTTGGCCTTAAGGTCTATGTAACTGACGATCCTTCTCTAAAGCTTTCAAATTTACTTCCTGCAGCGGAACCTTCTGTGGAAAAGGATCCTCTTCCAGTTCCAATCACATCTGAACACCAATCAACAATACGAAAAGTTCCAAAGTTTGTAGCAAGTTTATTTTCTACCGACAAAACTGAATCAAGACAAACATTCCACCACCTTCCCAATGAGAAGCAGTCTCAACAAGATACGCCACAAGCTAGTGTACCAGCTGTGACCTATGGAGGATACGGTATGAATTCTAATCCAATGGTAGTAAATAATGTTCAGGCATATCCAGGGTCACCATTTCATTATAATGATTATTCAATAAGAGAGACGAGTCCATACCTTGGCGGTGGAATGGTTGTTGGGGGTCGCCTTGCACTTCGAGACAGGCCTACAAATACCTATGACCTTGTAGAAAAGATGCATTATCTTTTTGTTCGAGTTGTGAAAGCCCGTGATCTTCCCACCAAGGATTTGACTGGAGGCTTGGATCCTTATGTTGAAGTGAAACTAGGGAACTTTAAGGGAACTACAAAGCATTATGAGAAAAATTCAAGTCCCGAATGGAATGAGGTATTTGCCTTCTCAAGGACGGATGTGCAATCAACAGTTCTGGAAGTTACTCTTAAAGACAAGGATCACATAAAGGATGATTATGTTGGACGTTTGTACTTTGATCTTCATGAAGTTCCTACTCGAGTTCCACCTGATAGTCCATTGGCTCCTGAATGGTATCGCCTCGAAGACAAGAGTAGATCAAAGAAAAAGGGAGAGCTAATGCTTGCTGTATGGTACGGCACACAAGCTGACGAGGCTTTTCCAGATGCTTGGCATTCTGATGCTATCTCCCCTACTGATTATACTTCGGTCATCCCAGCATATATTCGCTCCAAAGTTTATCATTCACCTAGATTGTGGTACGTCCGTGTCAATGTTGTTGAAGCTCACGATTTGGTTGTACAGGAGAAGTCTCGTTTCCCAGATGCATATGTGAAGGTACAAATTGGCAACCAAGTTCTACGAACAAAACCGGTGAAAACTCAATCAATGAATGCCTTCTGGAATGAAGATCTAATGTTTGTTGCTGCTGAACCCTTCGATGATCATTTGATCCTTTCTGTTGAGGACCATGTTGGTCCCAACAAGGATGAAACGCTTGGGAGGGCTGTTATTCCGCTGAGTTCTGTAGAAAAGCGTGCTGATAGTCGACCTATCCGCAGCCGATGGTACGACCTTATGAAGTCTATGTCAGATGCCGTGGAAGCAGGGGAGGGGAACAAAGACAAGGATAAGGATAAGGATAAGTTTCATAGTAGACTCCATCTTCGCATTTGTCTGGAGGGTGGATACCATGTGCTCGATGAGTCGACTCACTATAGCAGTGACCTCAGACCCTCACTGAAGCAACTTTGGAAGCCACCAATAGGTATATTGGAGCTTGGCATCCTGGCGGCGGATAAGCTTCATCCAATGAAAAATAGGAATGGGAAGGGCACAACTGATACATTTTGTGTGGCGAAGTATGGTCAGAAATGGGTTCGAACTCGAACAATAATTGACAATTTAAGCCCCAAATTCAATGAGCAGTACCATTGGGAGGTTTTTGATCCTTCCACAGTCTTGACTGTTGGTCTTTTTGACAATGGTCATATTGGTGAATCCAGCAGTAACAGGGACACAAAAATTGGGAAGATTCGAATTCGTATTTCAACTCTTGAAACCAGTCGCATTTATACACATGTATATCCATTGCTTGTTCTTCACCCTTCTGGTGTCAAGAAGATGGGTGAACTGCACCTTGCTCTAAGATTTTTGTGCCCATCGGTTATGAATTTGATGTCTATGTATTCACGGCCTCTATTGCCAAAAATGCATTACATAAGGCCATTAGCGTTGTCTCAACAAGAACCACTTCGACATCAGGCAGTCAACATTGTAGCTGCTCGATTTAGCAGAGCAGAGCCTTCTCTGAGGAAGGAGGTAGTCGAGTACATGTCTGATGTAGACTCTCATCTTTGGAGCATGAGACGAACCAAGGCCAACTTCTTCCGGATTGTAGCAGTTTTTTCGGGATTACTTGCAATTGGAAATTGGTTTGGAGAAGTGTGCATGTGGAAGAACCCCATTACTACAGGGCttgttcatcttctttttttgatgCTAGTTTGTTTCCCTGAGATGATCTTGCCCACAGTTTTCCTCTACATGTGTGTTATAGGAATTTGGAACTATTGGTACCGTGCTCGAAACCCTCCACATATGGACACGAAACTCTCTCACGCAGAGGCAGTGAACCCAGACGAGCTTGACGAAGAATTCGACTCGTTTCCAACAAGTCGAAGCCCAGACATAATTCGAATGAGGTATGACCGGATGAGAAGTTTGGCAGGAAGAATCCAAACTGTAATGGGAGACGTGGCAACACAAGGAGAACGAATTCAAGCACTCTTAAACTGGCGAGATCCTCGTGCAACATGcatatacataatattttgCTTCATTGCAGCTCTTGTGCTGTACGTAACACCATTCCAGATGTTGTTCCTTCTAACTGGTTTCTACGTAATGAGGCATCCTAGGCTCAGAAACCGAATGCCACCGGTGCCGATGAACTTCTTCCGCAGGCTGCCTGCTAGGACGGATAGTatgttgtaa